The Candidatus Thermokryptus mobilis genome contains a region encoding:
- a CDS encoding proline iminopeptidase-family hydrolase, producing the protein MRSSVLILLFLIFLLSCSQREKIPSLREYFNYGEEGVKTGGIKLIPIETPKGIFKVWTKRFGNNPRIKVLLLHGGPGSTHEYWECVESFFPKEGIEFIYYDQLGSWYSDQPDDSSLWTTERFVEEVEQVRKALGLNKDNFYLLGHSWGGILAMEYALKYQDNLKALIISNMMSSCPEYDRYAEEVLSKDIPEDVLKQIREFEAKGDYKNPKYMDLLLKYYYVKHVLRIPLEQWPDPVNRAFSHTNEKIYVLMQGPSEFGISGRLEKWDRSKELGKIKVPTLVIGARYDTMDPEHMRWMATQVQNGSFLFCPNGSHMCMYDDQETYFNGLIRFIKEVDAGKKKVEF; encoded by the coding sequence ATGAGATCATCTGTGTTGATTTTGCTATTTTTGATTTTTTTGCTCTCTTGTTCACAGCGTGAAAAAATTCCATCATTGAGGGAATATTTCAACTATGGTGAGGAAGGTGTTAAGACAGGTGGCATCAAATTGATCCCGATTGAAACTCCAAAGGGTATCTTTAAAGTTTGGACGAAAAGGTTTGGGAATAACCCGAGGATAAAGGTCTTGCTTTTGCACGGTGGTCCGGGATCAACGCATGAGTATTGGGAATGCGTTGAGAGTTTCTTCCCGAAAGAGGGGATAGAGTTTATTTACTATGATCAGCTTGGCTCTTGGTATTCCGACCAACCGGATGACAGTTCACTTTGGACGACGGAAAGATTTGTTGAGGAGGTTGAACAGGTAAGAAAGGCGCTTGGGTTGAACAAAGATAATTTTTATCTGCTTGGACATTCGTGGGGTGGGATACTTGCTATGGAGTATGCGCTCAAGTATCAGGACAATCTTAAAGCTTTGATAATTTCAAATATGATGTCAAGTTGCCCAGAGTATGATAGATATGCAGAGGAAGTTTTGTCAAAAGATATACCTGAGGATGTTTTGAAGCAGATTCGTGAGTTTGAAGCGAAGGGCGATTACAAAAATCCAAAGTATATGGATTTACTCTTGAAATATTACTATGTCAAGCATGTTTTGAGGATTCCTCTTGAGCAGTGGCCAGACCCTGTTAATAGGGCTTTTTCTCATACGAATGAAAAAATTTATGTTTTGATGCAAGGTCCGAGCGAGTTTGGAATTTCAGGTCGGCTTGAAAAATGGGATAGATCAAAGGAACTTGGAAAGATTAAAGTTCCAACTCTTGTCATTGGCGCAAGATATGACACGATGGACCCAGAGCATATGAGATGGATGGCAACGCAGGTTCAAAACGGGAGTTTTCTCTTTTGTCCAAATGGAAGTCATATGTGTATGTATGATGACCAGGAGACATATTTTAATGGGCTTATAAGGTTTATAAAAGAAGTTGACGCCGGAAAGAAAAAAGTTGAGTTTTAA